From the Armatimonadota bacterium genome, one window contains:
- a CDS encoding MmgE/PrpD family protein, producing the protein MLLADRLAEYSRSLAYDALPEEAVHEAKRRFIDSIACAYGAWRSETAQLVRKTASTVRSSNGATVIGTDHKASPDWTAFANGLMIRYLDYNDTYLSKEPAHPSDNWAAILAIAESEGCSGRDAILAAVLSYEIQCRLCDAASLRSRGWDHVNYGLFSAAAAAGRLMNLDAKSIRHAMSIAGVSGLAMRQTRVGELSDWKGCAFANSSRHACMAAMLVKEGMTGPSEIFEGKMGFMKQVSGPFELGALGGEEGRGFMINDTYIKYFPVEYHAQSAVWAALELRDQAGGPENIASVKIRTFEASYSIIGSEPEKWRPQSRETADHSLPYITAAALWDGKVDLASFDEEKYTHEALLEFTSRIVVEHDTSLDPRYPEGIPNHITVITRDGRSHEKEVTFPRGHNKNPMTDQEVEEKFRRLADGLVSTSQQDRILAIGWGLDNVANMREAMAELKA; encoded by the coding sequence ATGTTGCTTGCCGACCGATTGGCAGAATACTCTCGTTCTTTGGCCTACGATGCCCTGCCCGAAGAGGCGGTGCACGAAGCCAAGAGGCGATTCATCGATTCCATAGCGTGCGCATACGGCGCTTGGCGCAGCGAAACGGCTCAACTGGTTCGAAAAACGGCCTCAACCGTTCGTTCCAGTAATGGCGCGACGGTGATCGGCACCGATCATAAAGCATCGCCAGACTGGACGGCGTTTGCCAACGGCCTGATGATTCGGTATCTGGACTACAACGACACCTATCTATCCAAGGAGCCGGCGCATCCGAGCGACAACTGGGCCGCGATTTTGGCGATTGCCGAATCTGAAGGCTGCTCTGGTCGAGACGCCATTCTTGCGGCAGTTCTTTCTTATGAGATTCAGTGCCGGCTGTGCGATGCGGCGAGCCTGCGGTCTCGCGGCTGGGATCATGTGAACTACGGGCTGTTCTCTGCCGCTGCAGCCGCTGGACGCTTGATGAATCTCGATGCAAAATCGATTCGCCACGCGATGAGCATTGCGGGAGTGTCGGGGTTGGCCATGCGCCAAACGAGAGTGGGCGAACTTTCTGATTGGAAAGGCTGCGCGTTTGCCAACTCGTCGCGCCATGCCTGTATGGCCGCCATGCTGGTAAAGGAAGGCATGACCGGACCGAGCGAGATTTTTGAGGGCAAGATGGGCTTCATGAAGCAAGTGTCCGGGCCGTTCGAATTGGGCGCGCTGGGGGGCGAAGAGGGCCGCGGCTTTATGATCAACGACACCTATATCAAGTACTTCCCTGTCGAATATCACGCTCAGAGCGCGGTCTGGGCTGCATTGGAATTGCGCGATCAGGCGGGCGGGCCGGAGAATATCGCCAGCGTCAAGATTCGGACGTTCGAGGCGTCCTACTCGATCATCGGCAGCGAGCCGGAGAAGTGGCGGCCTCAAAGCCGAGAGACCGCGGACCATAGCCTGCCCTACATCACGGCGGCGGCGCTGTGGGACGGCAAGGTCGATCTGGCATCGTTCGATGAGGAAAAGTACACCCACGAGGCTCTGCTGGAATTCACCAGCCGCATCGTTGTGGAGCACGATACCAGCCTCGATCCGCGATACCCCGAAGGCATTCCGAACCACATCACGGTGATCACACGGGACGGCCGGTCGCATGAGAAGGAAGTAACCTTCCCGCGCGGACATAACAAGAACCCCATGACCGACCAAGAGGTGGAAGAGAAGTTCCGTCGTCTGGCCGATGGGCTGGTCTCGACCTCGCAACAAGACCGCATACTGGCGATCGGATGGGGATTGGACAACGTTGCCAATATGCGAGAAGCGATGGCGGAATTGAAGGCATAG